The nucleotide sequence TGCTTTTATTCGTTCGATTTCGGCCTGGGAGAGGTAGGACAGGTCAGGTATTTCACCATGCCTCAAATTCAATTCGTCTCCTGATTCTGTCATTCGATAACTAAAGGTAGTATCATATTTTCGTCCACTGGGAGAGACTAAAGTCGCTTCTCCCAGAATGGGAAATTCTGTAAGTTTGTCTGTGCCGTAATGAACAGACTCAACGGTGTAGTATTCATTTTGATCGATGATACGCTCAAGAATCGAAGCTTTATATGATTCAATTTTATCTTTCTCGAATGCACTAGGATCACCCGCGAATAGCAGCAAGGCTACAAGAATAAGCATTGGGATGCCAAAGACGACTAGAAGTAGCTTCGCGCCACCTGAAGCACCATCGAGATAGCGCTCATGCCATTGGTTCACATTCATATCTAACGTCGAGAGTAGCCGACGCCTAGGCGCAGCCTAGGTTTTGGCTATCTCGACTGGTTATGCCTTGATTGTCGCCATGCTGATATTTTTTACTCCTGCTTTCTTGCAGGTATCCATAACCGAAATTACCTTTTCCATTGGGACAGTGCTTTCAGCTCGAATCAGAACCTTCGAATCTTCGGGTAACTTTTTTAGAACTTTTTCTAAGTTTTCTAATGTGATCTTTTCTCCCTCAGTGCTGAGCCCTTCAGAAGTAATCGAAACTTCAAGCGTATTCTTTTGCTCCATAGCAGCTAGCTTCTTTTTTTGTTCCTGCAGGGCGATCTCCTGATCTTTTATCTCTTGGCGGAGAATCTCAGTGGCGTCCGTGGCTTCCTCCGTCTCACCTGAAACAGAGAATGCTGACAGTGTGAGTATTGCGGTGATGCTTAGTAGTGCGTTTTTCATTTTTTGTTTTTCTGCATAACGTCGAGGCTAGTCGCGATGAGGCGCAGCCTCGTCGTTGACTATGCTGACTGGTTCTGCCTCTAGGTCTGGTTCAAACTGCCTAAAGATCTTAGTGACCTTTTCCTGATTCTCTTTAGTTTGCTTCACGATGATGTGGTATCTCTGAAGTCTCATAACCGCTGTAGCCTTCCGAGACGTCTCAGGCAGGCAAACAAGACTTCCTTGGATTCCAATAAAATCGACACCTTGCTCCTGTAAATAGCGAAGAATCGCCATTTCTTTTTGATTCATTTCTTCATCATACTCGTCCATAGGCTTGTATGACTCCGGTGTCCCTTTGGGTAGACTATGAATTCTGTTTATTGTGTAGATGCAGATAGTAAGTTCGGGTTTGTCCTCCAATTTCCAGTCTGCAGGTGGTGCAAATGGGTCAACATTCTCTTCCGCCAAGAGAGGTGCAGAGATGATGCAGATCAGCAGTAGGATGACTCTATTCATTTCAATCGCAGAACGGTGAGGAGTCTCAAGGAGTGAGCGACGCAGGAGCGAAAGAAGTTGAGACCTCCGACTGGATATGGCTTCCAGAGTGTCCAGTGGGACCGCATCCGGCAAGTGCCTTCTGTTTCATACACTCCATTCTGTTTTTTCCACAACCGCTCCGCTAGAGAGCCCTCCCACCTTCGCCAAGGCTACGGCGGACATGTCGGGCGAGGTTGGGGAGGAGCTTCATGGGTGGATTCATTCTCTTTCTCCCTTCCTCC is from Coraliomargarita parva and encodes:
- a CDS encoding ExbD/TolR family protein translates to MKNALLSITAILTLSAFSVSGETEEATDATEILRQEIKDQEIALQEQKKKLAAMEQKNTLEVSITSEGLSTEGEKITLENLEKVLKKLPEDSKVLIRAESTVPMEKVISVMDTCKKAGVKNISMATIKA